From Eleftheria terrae, the proteins below share one genomic window:
- the sctR gene encoding type III secretion system export apparatus subunit SctR, protein MTPLPSADPVSLFLVLVALAVLPFAAMVVTSYTKIVVVLGLLRNAIGVQQVPPNMVLNGVALIISCYVMAPVLMEASRSMGIGSPAAGGSSAQQLLQAADAAREPFRRFLDKHAEEREKQFFLKSAALVWPAEEARKLQKSDLLVLAPAFLLTELVEAFRIGFLLYLAFIVVDLVIANVLLAMGLSQVTPTNVAIPFKLLLFVVLDGWPKLVHGLVLTYR, encoded by the coding sequence ATGACGCCGCTGCCCAGCGCTGACCCGGTCTCGCTGTTCCTGGTGCTGGTGGCGCTGGCCGTGCTGCCCTTCGCAGCCATGGTGGTCACCTCGTACACCAAGATCGTGGTGGTGCTGGGGCTGCTGCGCAATGCCATCGGCGTGCAGCAGGTGCCGCCCAACATGGTGCTCAACGGCGTGGCGCTGATCATCTCCTGCTACGTGATGGCGCCGGTGCTGATGGAGGCCTCGCGCAGCATGGGCATCGGCTCGCCAGCGGCCGGCGGCTCCAGCGCGCAGCAGCTGCTGCAGGCGGCCGACGCCGCCCGCGAGCCCTTCCGCCGCTTCCTCGACAAGCATGCCGAGGAGCGGGAGAAGCAGTTCTTCCTCAAATCGGCCGCGCTGGTCTGGCCCGCCGAGGAGGCCCGCAAGCTGCAGAAGAGCGACCTGCTGGTGCTGGCGCCCGCCTTCCTGCTCACCGAGCTGGTGGAGGCCTTCCGCATCGGCTTCCTGCTCTACCTGGCCTTCATCGTGGTGGACCTGGTGATCGCCAACGTGCTGCTGGCCATGGGCCTGTCGCAGGTCACGCCGACCAACGTCGCCATCCCGTTCAAGCTGCTGTTGTTCGTGGTGCTGGACGGCTGGCCGAAGCTGGTGCACGGGCTGGTGCTCACCTATCGCTGA
- a CDS encoding type III secretion HpaP family protein yields the protein MSDKDLRRPRRIIPGPELPPPPPPATLQQAERFQRSLMQGRRHDLARGEAPAARAATPTMPAAARSPAPPAAGAAPAPLQQRPLSPLARLQAALDTAELQEPPPQEATEPAQGAAAHPAAWQDEPAWEQELAEMVATLCSKADPAFQTWTVMVPLNPAVLPDTELRLSLSPERLSLRFQSGSAVARQLVLSHRPQLQRLLEQSLGHLRDIDIDLP from the coding sequence ATGAGCGACAAGGACCTGCGCCGCCCGCGCCGCATCATCCCCGGCCCCGAGCTGCCGCCGCCGCCCCCGCCTGCCACCCTGCAGCAGGCCGAGCGCTTCCAGCGCAGCCTGATGCAGGGCCGGCGCCACGACCTGGCGCGCGGCGAGGCGCCCGCCGCACGGGCGGCCACCCCCACCATGCCGGCTGCCGCCCGCAGCCCGGCGCCGCCGGCGGCGGGTGCCGCCCCGGCCCCGCTGCAGCAGCGCCCGCTGTCGCCGCTGGCACGGCTGCAGGCCGCCCTCGACACGGCCGAGCTGCAGGAACCGCCGCCGCAGGAGGCCACCGAGCCTGCGCAAGGCGCGGCCGCGCACCCTGCCGCCTGGCAGGACGAGCCGGCCTGGGAGCAGGAGCTGGCCGAGATGGTCGCCACCTTGTGCAGCAAGGCCGACCCGGCCTTCCAGACCTGGACCGTGATGGTGCCGCTGAACCCGGCCGTGCTGCCCGACACCGAGCTGCGGCTGAGCCTTTCGCCCGAGCGGCTGTCGCTTCGGTTCCAGAGCGGCTCGGCGGTGGCCCGCCAACTAGTCTTGAGCCACAGACCGCAGCTGCAGCGCCTGCTGGAGCAGTCGCTCGGTCACCTTCGCGACATCGACATCGACCTGCCATGA
- the sctQ gene encoding type III secretion system cytoplasmic ring protein SctQ, whose protein sequence is MNPAFDTAPACQPLASRLQRVGREQARVSRVVFDARLQHGLAEALDQPGLAVVTRAPIADAALLDLQAAEGRLQVEVDTAASPALRLALALPDDELACEVANAVLAPLLGGAGAAASGLRITGRQLGAGQAPAGTGRHEQATLVTPQARVAVRDVDDALARHLRRLWDVPQAGTLHTWRHLQLRGRLRLMERTLPCAVLGSLAPGDIVLARAAGAAPAYRWITGVGITMQAEAELDLEQQTLRVAQPPQLQPEPAPGGEADGLALDALHELQVPVAFEIDTARIGLGELASIRPGYVIELDAPLMEASVRLVCHGQTIGLGQLVAVGDQLGVRITRMEVRHDAAAQR, encoded by the coding sequence ATGAACCCCGCCTTCGACACCGCTCCTGCCTGCCAGCCGCTGGCCAGCCGCCTGCAGCGGGTCGGGCGCGAGCAGGCTCGGGTCTCGCGGGTGGTGTTCGATGCCCGGTTGCAGCACGGCCTGGCCGAGGCCCTCGACCAACCGGGCCTGGCCGTGGTCACCCGGGCGCCGATTGCCGATGCCGCGCTGCTGGACCTGCAGGCCGCGGAGGGGCGGCTGCAGGTCGAGGTGGACACCGCCGCCAGCCCGGCGCTGCGCCTGGCGCTGGCCCTGCCGGACGACGAGCTGGCCTGCGAGGTGGCCAACGCGGTGCTCGCGCCGCTGCTGGGCGGCGCTGGTGCGGCCGCCTCGGGCCTGCGCATCACCGGCCGCCAGCTCGGCGCCGGCCAGGCACCGGCCGGCACGGGCCGTCACGAGCAGGCCACCCTGGTGACGCCGCAGGCCCGCGTGGCAGTGCGCGACGTCGACGATGCGCTGGCCCGCCACCTGCGCCGGCTGTGGGACGTGCCGCAGGCCGGCACGCTGCACACCTGGCGCCACCTGCAGCTGCGCGGGCGGCTGCGGCTGATGGAAAGGACGCTGCCCTGCGCGGTGCTGGGCAGCCTGGCGCCGGGCGACATCGTGCTGGCCAGAGCGGCCGGCGCGGCGCCCGCCTACCGATGGATCACAGGAGTGGGCATCACGATGCAAGCCGAAGCAGAACTCGACCTCGAACAGCAGACCCTGCGTGTGGCGCAGCCGCCGCAGCTGCAACCCGAGCCCGCCCCGGGCGGCGAGGCGGACGGCCTTGCGCTCGACGCGCTGCATGAGCTGCAGGTGCCGGTGGCCTTCGAGATCGACACCGCCCGCATCGGCCTGGGCGAGCTGGCCAGCATCCGGCCCGGCTATGTGATCGAGCTGGATGCGCCGCTGATGGAAGCCTCGGTGCGCCTGGTCTGCCATGGCCAGACCATCGGCCTCGGCCAGCTGGTGGCGGTGGGCGACCAGCTGGGCGTGCGCATCACGCGGATGGAGGTCCGGCATGACGCCGCTGCCCAGCGCTGA
- the sctV gene encoding type III secretion system export apparatus subunit SctV translates to MALKLNTTLGNDISMAVLVVAIVALMVLPLPTLAIDSLLAFNMAVSVLLLMTSLFIPNAVALSSFPSLLLFTTLFRLSLNIASTKAILLHADAGHVIESFGELVVGGNLVVGIVVFIIITVVQFIVISKGSERVAEVGARFTLDAMPGKQMSIDADLRAGILTADEAKRKRAMLAMESQMHGGMDGAMKFVKGDAIAGLIITLINILAGIVVGVMYHSMSAGEAANRFAVLSIGDAMVSQIPSLFICVAAGVLITRVADEHEKKPRSLGQEIIGQLTMNARAMYLAAALVVGFAAVPGFPAIPFLGLAGGLGFAAYVLAKKRRSAEVAVISKPITSLQREGGKGEPPSILQQAPHIAKPLGIRMSQALAVLLEADRLDEALARERQRLQALLGLPFPGISMWVAQDLPELGFDVLLNDVPVCSVVVPGRLLWLSDPQSPLAAQAQRHGPMMGQAQSLWLPPEAVPDEQRALCLGLEQVIARQVMTVLRFHAHLFMGVQEVQWVIDRAMPDYPGLVAEAQKILPLQRIAEVLRRLLEEQVPIRNLRSILESLIAWGPKEKDMLLLTEYVRGDLGRYLAFEAAAGQGHVAAILLDPNLEQAIRQCIKPTPAGNYLAMPPEAVQAITEKVAEIAGHEARQGVALVTSMDIRRYVKKMIEARLDWLRVYSYQELSSMVELRPIGRVSA, encoded by the coding sequence ATGGCCCTCAAACTCAACACCACCCTGGGCAACGACATCTCGATGGCGGTGCTGGTCGTCGCCATCGTCGCGCTGATGGTGCTGCCCCTGCCCACGCTGGCGATCGACAGCCTGCTGGCCTTCAACATGGCCGTCAGCGTGCTGCTGCTGATGACCTCGCTGTTCATCCCCAATGCGGTGGCGCTGTCGTCGTTTCCGTCGCTGCTGCTGTTCACGACGCTGTTCCGGCTGTCACTCAACATCGCCTCCACCAAGGCCATCCTGCTGCATGCCGATGCGGGCCACGTCATCGAGAGCTTCGGCGAGCTGGTGGTGGGCGGCAACCTGGTGGTGGGCATCGTCGTCTTCATCATCATCACGGTGGTGCAGTTCATCGTGATCTCCAAGGGCTCGGAACGGGTGGCCGAGGTCGGCGCGCGCTTCACGCTGGACGCCATGCCCGGCAAGCAGATGAGCATCGACGCCGACCTGCGCGCCGGCATCCTCACCGCCGACGAGGCCAAGCGCAAGCGCGCCATGCTGGCGATGGAAAGCCAGATGCACGGCGGCATGGACGGCGCGATGAAGTTCGTCAAGGGCGACGCCATCGCGGGGCTGATCATCACGCTGATCAACATCCTGGCCGGCATCGTCGTGGGCGTGATGTACCACAGCATGTCGGCCGGCGAGGCGGCCAACCGCTTTGCGGTGCTGTCCATCGGCGACGCGATGGTCTCGCAGATCCCTTCGCTCTTCATCTGCGTGGCCGCCGGCGTGCTCATCACCCGGGTGGCCGACGAGCACGAGAAGAAGCCCCGCTCGCTGGGCCAGGAGATCATCGGCCAGCTGACGATGAACGCGCGCGCCATGTACCTGGCCGCGGCGCTGGTGGTGGGCTTCGCGGCGGTGCCGGGCTTCCCGGCCATCCCCTTCCTCGGCCTGGCCGGCGGGCTGGGCTTTGCGGCCTATGTGCTGGCCAAGAAGCGCCGCAGTGCCGAGGTGGCGGTGATCTCCAAGCCCATCACCTCGCTGCAGCGCGAAGGCGGCAAGGGCGAGCCGCCCTCCATCCTGCAGCAGGCGCCGCACATCGCCAAGCCGCTGGGCATCCGCATGTCGCAGGCGCTGGCCGTGCTGCTGGAGGCCGACCGGCTCGACGAGGCGCTGGCCCGCGAGCGCCAGCGCCTGCAGGCGCTGCTCGGGCTGCCCTTCCCCGGCATCTCGATGTGGGTGGCGCAGGACCTGCCGGAGCTGGGCTTCGACGTGCTGCTCAACGACGTGCCGGTGTGCTCGGTGGTGGTGCCCGGGCGGCTGCTGTGGCTGAGCGACCCGCAGTCGCCGCTGGCCGCGCAGGCCCAGCGCCACGGCCCGATGATGGGCCAGGCCCAGTCCCTGTGGCTGCCGCCCGAGGCGGTGCCCGACGAGCAGCGCGCCCTTTGCCTGGGGCTGGAGCAGGTGATCGCCCGCCAGGTGATGACGGTGCTGCGCTTCCATGCGCACCTCTTCATGGGCGTGCAGGAGGTGCAGTGGGTGATCGACCGCGCCATGCCCGACTACCCGGGCCTGGTGGCCGAGGCGCAGAAGATCCTGCCGCTGCAGCGCATTGCCGAGGTGCTGCGCCGGCTGCTGGAGGAGCAGGTGCCGATCCGCAACCTGCGCAGCATCCTCGAAAGCCTGATCGCCTGGGGCCCGAAGGAGAAGGACATGCTGCTGCTGACCGAGTACGTGCGTGGCGACCTCGGCCGCTACCTGGCCTTCGAGGCGGCGGCCGGCCAGGGCCATGTGGCGGCCATCCTGCTCGATCCCAACCTGGAGCAGGCCATTCGCCAGTGCATCAAGCCGACGCCGGCCGGCAACTACCTGGCCATGCCGCCCGAGGCGGTGCAGGCCATCACCGAGAAGGTGGCCGAGATCGCCGGCCACGAGGCCCGCCAGGGCGTGGCCCTGGTCACCTCGATGGACATCCGCCGCTATGTGAAGAAGATGATCGAGGCCCGGCTCGACTGGCTGCGCGTCTACTCCTACCAGGAGCTCAGCAGCATGGTGGAGCTGCGGCCCATCGGCCGGGTGAGTGCGTGA
- a CDS encoding helix-turn-helix transcriptional regulator, with the protein MLMLALTCRRVNEMEPGLAAAVLKGQLADAVRLGSERFERTATTATASQRAALGQLVGRALLALGREEEAEELFQRLHKIYETCSRSTVRWQSSLDQAALFLHLNRIGRAAEAFNVVADDDSAPAVLRAEALAGLSIALHRSSEHRRSMHTLNEARRLAQQERLEGTGELLDALGLELTGQCFFQAEELREQAHGCEAAAPPVDPAPLRRQLAAAIARLGSAELVQRRLRYVEALLCDAVGSAAGRARLNDELRWLREQKLVAFEQLARVEAGMVLVHHGDSRAACDMLGALVYDEQQMRRHRYALELKYCMSKVHALAGRHGDALRLYKDYVMQALHSLKKEWFQIPRSRFLEKHELAEQSDAAKLRLPLRYRKAYQYIVEHLDDRNLSIRQVAAHIDVTERALQMAFRTYLGMTPAELIRSRRMERIRSELKSGAGSEGVLEVASRWGLTNRSTLAHNYRQQFDETPSATLRGAVVAA; encoded by the coding sequence ATGTTGATGTTGGCCTTGACTTGCCGACGAGTGAACGAGATGGAGCCCGGCCTCGCCGCGGCCGTGCTCAAGGGGCAGCTGGCGGATGCGGTGCGGCTGGGCAGCGAGCGCTTCGAGCGCACGGCCACCACCGCGACGGCCTCGCAGCGTGCCGCGCTGGGCCAGCTGGTGGGCCGCGCGCTGCTCGCACTGGGCCGCGAGGAAGAGGCGGAGGAGCTGTTCCAGCGCCTGCACAAGATCTACGAGACCTGTTCCCGCTCGACGGTGCGCTGGCAGTCCTCGCTGGACCAGGCGGCGCTGTTCCTGCACCTCAACCGCATCGGGCGGGCGGCAGAAGCCTTCAACGTGGTGGCCGATGACGACAGCGCCCCGGCCGTGCTGCGGGCCGAGGCGCTGGCCGGCCTGTCGATTGCGCTGCATCGCTCCAGCGAGCACCGCCGCTCGATGCACACGCTCAATGAAGCCCGCCGCCTGGCCCAGCAGGAGCGGCTCGAAGGCACCGGTGAACTGCTCGACGCGCTGGGCCTGGAGCTGACCGGGCAGTGCTTCTTCCAGGCCGAGGAGTTGCGCGAGCAGGCGCATGGCTGCGAAGCCGCCGCGCCGCCGGTGGATCCGGCACCGCTGCGCCGGCAGCTGGCGGCGGCCATTGCCCGCCTCGGCTCGGCCGAGCTCGTGCAGCGCCGGCTGCGCTACGTGGAGGCGCTGCTGTGCGACGCGGTCGGCTCGGCCGCCGGCCGGGCCCGGCTCAACGACGAGCTGCGCTGGTTGCGTGAGCAGAAGCTGGTGGCCTTCGAGCAGCTGGCCCGGGTGGAGGCCGGCATGGTGCTGGTGCACCACGGCGACAGCCGCGCCGCCTGCGACATGCTGGGCGCGCTGGTCTACGACGAGCAGCAGATGCGCCGCCACCGCTACGCGCTGGAGCTGAAGTACTGCATGTCCAAGGTGCACGCGCTGGCCGGCCGGCATGGCGATGCGCTGCGCCTGTACAAGGACTATGTGATGCAGGCGCTGCATTCGCTGAAGAAGGAGTGGTTCCAGATCCCGCGCTCGCGCTTCCTCGAGAAGCACGAGCTGGCCGAGCAGAGCGACGCCGCCAAGCTGCGCCTGCCGCTGCGCTATCGCAAGGCCTACCAGTACATCGTCGAGCACCTGGACGACCGCAACCTGTCGATCCGCCAGGTGGCGGCCCACATCGACGTCACCGAGCGGGCCCTGCAGATGGCCTTCCGCACCTACCTCGGGATGACACCGGCCGAGCTGATCCGCAGCCGCCGCATGGAGCGCATCCGCAGCGAGCTCAAGAGCGGCGCCGGCAGCGAAGGCGTGCTGGAGGTCGCCTCACGCTGGGGGCTGACCAACCGCTCGACGCTGGCTCACAACTATCGCCAGCAGTTCGACGAGACGCCCTCGGCCACCCTGCGCGGTGCGGTGGTGGCGGCATGA
- a CDS encoding YkgJ family cysteine cluster protein — protein MTAAAMQLAATAAAGGGWEATAMQVLSDEYQAATTEAVPAGEPAATRRYFRRYEIRAAALPPAAEAVACSKGCSYCCHLRVSAPAHEVFLLADALLAMDDGAQRAERLARLRENAARVAAMDRQRHWSTPLRCAFLGPDGACGSYESRPSSCRRYHSLSAQACKASFDAPQDLHSRIRLSTPQLVFDMAQYLGFRRALSDSGLDTTQYELNTALCEALDDPQGSRDRFRRGQRAFLQAAVTAEGEHAV, from the coding sequence ATGACGGCCGCCGCGATGCAGCTGGCCGCCACTGCGGCTGCTGGTGGCGGCTGGGAGGCGACGGCCATGCAGGTGCTGAGCGACGAATACCAGGCCGCCACCACCGAGGCCGTGCCGGCCGGCGAGCCGGCCGCCACCCGCCGCTACTTCCGCCGCTACGAAATCCGTGCCGCCGCGCTGCCGCCCGCGGCCGAAGCCGTGGCCTGCAGCAAGGGCTGCAGCTACTGCTGCCACCTCAGGGTGTCGGCCCCGGCCCACGAAGTCTTCCTGCTGGCCGATGCGCTGCTCGCCATGGACGATGGCGCGCAGCGCGCCGAGCGGCTGGCCCGGCTGCGCGAGAACGCCGCCCGCGTGGCCGCGATGGACCGCCAGCGCCACTGGAGCACGCCGCTGCGGTGCGCCTTCCTGGGCCCGGACGGCGCCTGCGGCAGCTACGAGAGCCGCCCGTCCAGCTGCCGGCGCTACCACTCGCTGTCGGCGCAGGCCTGCAAGGCATCCTTCGATGCGCCGCAGGACCTGCACAGCCGCATTCGCCTGTCGACGCCGCAGCTGGTGTTCGACATGGCGCAGTACCTCGGCTTCCGGCGTGCGCTGTCCGACAGCGGCCTGGACACCACGCAGTACGAGCTCAACACCGCGCTGTGCGAGGCGCTGGACGATCCGCAGGGCAGCCGTGACCGCTTCCGGCGCGGCCAGCGGGCCTTCCTGCAGGCGGCGGTGACGGCCGAAGGCGAGCACGCCGTCTGA
- the sctU gene encoding type III secretion system export apparatus subunit SctU, producing MSGEKTEEPTQKKLDDARKKGQSTKSQDVNAAAGLFALTVCLAMASSLSGPHLVALFTLAGTDALAVRDNTEMQAVAIAMLREALLLVLPYVAVSIAMGLVASFAQVGFMITFEPLAPNFDKVNPGSGIKKLFSVRSIIDFLKMVLKAVALAAVVWVIVLDLLPLLIGASVQTPTGIVAIAWTALLKLLGAAVIVFVVIGPVDFGIQKWLFKRDQKMSKDEVKREFKEMDGDPLIKGQRRQLAQELANSDPKARVPTANVVVTNPTHYAVALRYDPRETPLPIVVAKGVDAEAARIRQLAEQHGVPIVGNPPLARALFRVTLDDPIPEPLFEAVAAVLRWVALVAQLTQGSGIVGRAPPATPERP from the coding sequence ATGTCCGGCGAGAAGACCGAAGAGCCGACCCAGAAGAAGCTCGACGATGCCCGCAAGAAGGGCCAGAGCACCAAGAGCCAGGACGTCAATGCGGCCGCCGGGCTGTTCGCGCTGACCGTGTGCCTGGCGATGGCGTCCTCGCTGTCGGGCCCGCACCTGGTGGCCCTGTTCACGCTGGCCGGCACTGACGCGCTGGCGGTGCGCGACAACACCGAGATGCAGGCCGTGGCCATCGCCATGCTGCGCGAGGCGCTGCTGCTGGTGCTGCCCTATGTGGCGGTGTCCATCGCGATGGGGCTGGTGGCCTCGTTCGCGCAGGTCGGCTTCATGATCACCTTCGAGCCGCTGGCGCCCAACTTCGACAAGGTGAACCCGGGCTCGGGCATCAAGAAGCTGTTCTCGGTGCGCTCCATCATCGACTTCCTCAAGATGGTACTCAAGGCCGTCGCGCTGGCCGCGGTGGTGTGGGTCATCGTGCTGGACCTGCTGCCGCTGCTCATCGGCGCGAGCGTGCAGACGCCCACCGGCATCGTCGCCATCGCCTGGACCGCGCTGCTCAAGCTGCTCGGCGCGGCGGTGATCGTGTTCGTGGTGATCGGCCCGGTGGATTTCGGCATCCAGAAGTGGCTGTTCAAGCGCGACCAGAAGATGTCCAAGGACGAGGTCAAGCGCGAGTTCAAGGAGATGGACGGCGACCCGCTCATCAAGGGCCAGCGCCGCCAGCTGGCGCAGGAGCTGGCCAACTCCGACCCCAAGGCCCGCGTGCCCACCGCCAACGTGGTGGTGACCAATCCCACCCACTACGCGGTGGCGCTGCGCTACGACCCGCGCGAGACGCCGCTGCCCATCGTGGTGGCCAAGGGCGTGGACGCCGAGGCCGCCCGCATCCGCCAGCTGGCCGAGCAGCACGGCGTGCCCATCGTCGGCAACCCGCCGCTGGCCCGCGCGCTGTTCCGCGTGACGCTGGACGACCCGATCCCCGAGCCGCTGTTCGAGGCAGTCGCCGCGGTGCTGCGCTGGGTCGCGCTGGTGGCCCAGCTCACCCAGGGCAGCGGCATCGTCGGCCGCGCGCCGCCTGCGACCCCTGAACGCCCCTGA
- a CDS encoding GNAT family N-acetyltransferase, with protein sequence MSSVALDPPATAGRIIEVLHPGPVPVAEPAPASPEGGLLIHPACTADAAAIAAIYNDTLPPPALRGTLRALGLAEVQGWMLLHRGSGRPLWVARSGPHTVGWLSFLGYFDRPGCEATAELSVYVAPAWQGRGIGRQLVDRAVQRAPACGYRRLLAQIWSDNHASLGLFARAGFVLWGRLPGAVRIGERRCDMVLLGHELAERP encoded by the coding sequence ATGAGCAGCGTCGCGCTGGATCCGCCGGCCACCGCCGGCCGCATCATCGAAGTGCTGCACCCCGGGCCCGTCCCGGTGGCCGAGCCGGCGCCGGCGTCGCCGGAGGGCGGCCTGCTCATCCACCCTGCCTGCACGGCCGATGCAGCGGCCATTGCCGCGATCTACAACGACACCCTGCCGCCGCCCGCGCTGCGCGGCACCCTGCGCGCCCTGGGCCTGGCCGAGGTACAGGGCTGGATGCTGCTGCACCGCGGCAGCGGCCGCCCGCTGTGGGTGGCGCGCAGCGGGCCGCACACGGTGGGCTGGCTGAGCTTCCTGGGCTACTTCGACCGGCCCGGCTGCGAGGCCACGGCCGAGCTCTCAGTCTACGTGGCGCCGGCCTGGCAGGGCCGGGGCATCGGCCGCCAGCTGGTCGACCGCGCGGTGCAACGCGCCCCGGCTTGCGGCTACCGGCGGCTGCTGGCGCAGATCTGGAGCGACAACCATGCCAGCCTCGGCCTGTTCGCCCGTGCCGGCTTCGTGCTGTGGGGCCGGCTGCCGGGTGCGGTGCGCATCGGCGAGCGCCGCTGCGACATGGTGCTGCTCGGCCACGAGCTGGCAGAGCGGCCCTGA
- the sctS gene encoding type III secretion system export apparatus subunit SctS, with translation MSYDTVIQLTSEALMMCVLLSLPAVAVSAIVGLLVSFFQAITSLQDSSISQGIKLLAVTVVVFVAAPWAGATLLRFSENILEALFR, from the coding sequence ATGTCCTACGACACCGTCATCCAGCTCACCTCCGAGGCCCTGATGATGTGCGTGCTGCTGTCGCTGCCGGCGGTGGCGGTCTCGGCCATCGTGGGCCTGCTGGTGTCCTTCTTCCAGGCCATCACCTCGCTGCAGGATTCGAGCATCTCGCAGGGCATCAAGCTGCTGGCCGTCACGGTGGTGGTGTTCGTCGCCGCGCCGTGGGCCGGCGCGACGCTGCTGCGCTTCTCCGAAAACATCCTGGAGGCCTTGTTCCGATGA